Genomic segment of Primulina huaijiensis isolate GDHJ02 unplaced genomic scaffold, ASM1229523v2 scaffold37281, whole genome shotgun sequence:
gaaaaaatattttaagttgtgCGTGTACTTTAAGTACAGTAGTGGTAAAATTGTTATTACTATTGAACGcacatttttttagaaaaataattatattaaataatatattctctttaaaaaaaatagatttttatggttttaaaactaaatatattcaataaatatttatttcatcaaataaaccGACCACAACTTAAGgggaaaaaaaactaaatcatgACCAGATCAATTTGatatggaaaaaaaatgatGGATCGATATTTTAGTTGTATTgctttgcatttattttttataaattgtaAGAAAATTTAAGATGGTAAATTGCTTAAATTTGTTCATTTATCTTATAAATCACTCGTAATCTATTATCAAACTATCTCTTTATCTCTCATTTCTCAACACATTATTATCAATACCTGACTTAAATTTAATCCATTGTtatctaatttatttatataaaattaattgtaTTACTAATATTTAGTTTCAGATTTTTAAAGTAATAGTTGTACCAATAGGTATATTTTGCTGATTAGGCGTCCAAATAGCCTTTTGCTTGCATTCTCTTCacatttgtgtgtgtgtttgtgtgtgtttataTGGCTCATTTTGATAACtttctcaaaattttcacttacatTCTATATGTTAAATGTGTTTTTATAAAGAACGAAACTTTTGTATTAATTAAAGATGGATCGGAAATATGAAACTTACCTTGGATGGATGCTATTCTTGACAGATTTCTGTCCATATTTTCTCCACTTGTATCCATCGTCAAGAATGTCCTCTGAACTCCTCGTATGAAATTCAACCCTTGCTGGAATATTTCTGTACCTCCTTTTCCTGCCACATTTCCCTGTGTTTCTTCTTGCAATAACCTCCCCTTCCCTGACCCCAGAAACCGAAGAAACTGGGTTTTGCTCCGGCATAAAAATGTTACCAAAATTATCAATATTGTGATTTTGAGAGGAAAGAAATTGAGGGTGATTTTGCATGGATTGGTCTAATATGGAAGGTGGATTGATATTCATTGATTCTTGAATTGGAAATAAAGATGGTGTAAAGTATGAGTTATTTTCACCTTCCATGAAATCAAGATGAGGGTGTACTAATAATCCTGAAGGATTGATTGCATGAGCGAAGGGATTTTAGTTTTTGGAGTTCTATACAAGATATATAAGGTTTGGTGGGACAAACAAAGAATGAAGGCACAAGGCCTACCTTTTATTTAACTCCAAAAATACATTTTCCAAAAGAATCTATAAATAAAATGCTATATTACAGTAGAGAAAGCAAGACTAGAATTTGGCTTAGCTTGTAATCCTAGAGAAAGCCAACCACTATCACCTAAATAATTTGATCTGTTCAACCTCctgaatataatgaataatgAATGTTATTGTGCCAAAACTTGGAGGTTTTGCAAGTAATGTGAAATTATAATTTGGTCAAAGTAATATGGGTAAGAagtagtatttttattttgttgggcATCTACCCTAGAGTTTTCTTGAAATGGAGACCAAAGGTATATTGTTCGAGGTTGTTTCGAAAGGAAAAagctatatatataaattgagttacgaaatatatttgaaactttaaaaatattctACATTTTATTTGGGAAAAAATGTTCTCTAAAGTGCATTTGAGACAATTTTGTAACTTTAAATACACTTTGTAACTTAATATGTAACTCAATTTATACATGTAACATAACCCTTTTCGAAAATAAAGGGACATTTTTAAGCATCTTAATTAAAGGAAGGTGACGTTGATTAATTGAGAGCATTCTTTAGCTACTTGCATATATACTTAAAACGATAATTAGCATAAATTTTGAGGACTAAAGCTGCAATTTTGAACTTGTAGTACTAAACATGGTTGAATTTAGGTTAAATTTCTTTGTTCATCCGTCTGAATTATGTAGTTTggttttcatatttaatattattctcTTCTCTTTTATCAATCTACTCCTATTTAATTTGCTCTCCAACAATTTTTTTCCTCTTATTAAAACTTCATTGAATAAGGGTCAAatatggaagaaaaaaaaatttgtaaaatttatCTCCCTAAGAACTTTCTTCATCTgtgtgaaaacaaatacaagTTTACATATATGAGACGGAGAGattatcatattaatttttgttttattagaaatttatacatatatttgtTTTCATCGTATTTAATTCTTTTTCCACTTAAATAGAGTAGAATAAGCGATTTTGGCAGCACAATCTAGTTCCTTCGATCTTGTCAAGTCTTTGTTTACTCGTCCAATTTGGCAGCTCAATCTACCATCCAACAACAAATTTACACAAAGTGTTGGCCTTCACTAATTTACGTATTTTCCTTTGTAACTGGGAAAAGGATGATTGATTTTACTACATTGATACGTCGTTTTCTTTGTAATTAGGATAAGGATTATTGATTTCAATTAACGATGTTCCCGATAAACTGAGCAGATTCGAAGCTTTATGGAGTTGAAACATTCTTGTTTTATAAATCCCTTCTGGGTGAAGAATCGCATCAATGTCAAATTTTCATATTCAATTACTGATGATATGTTCTTGGATAGTACTTTTCGAAACACGGGGGGAAAAAACCATTGTAAATACACTGACGAATGAAAAAGTCTAGCTGTCTAGAtgtttaaaaatgaataatggCAGAAAAAATACGGTACAATGccataaaatttttcaaaaagaaaaatagttAAATAAAAGACTACGGCTCGATGAAGTGCTAACATATTATCACAATAGAAAATCTATAACTTGAATCCACGGCCAAAATTTTACGAACCCTATATTTTGAAAATCTATTCGACTCTTCTATGTGAATTCCCTATCAAATTACAGATATTACATACCTCTGCGAGCAGCACCAATTGCTGCATAAGAAACTAACAATTATTTCTCTCATTCTACCATCAACGATAGAGGTGACGTACACATAATTGCAGGTGAAACCGAATCCCGGAACAAAATTTTCAGTTTCTTTTCAAAAGAAAGACACTCTTTCCCTTTATAGAGAATCTATCACTGTTATTGAGCTGCAGTAGAGATTTAAACCAATAGCACCACGTTTCAGAATTGTAATCACGGAGAACTACAATTCTAAGCAATATAACCAAGTAATACCTTGTGTTTTAAGGAAGAAAGCGCCTCTTCTCAGTTTCAAGGACACTTTGGGCACCTGCAGGAAATAAAGACTGAGCAAAAGAAAACTCAGTTAATTCAAAATTGACTCTAAAATGCATAAGATTGGAGTAAAATGCATAAGATTGTTAATACGTGCGTCACCAATTTGTACAATGATCAGCTCTCTGTTTGAAAAGCATATCTAATTCAACTAAAAAGCATATATCCACATTAGGTAGAACTAAAAATCCCGATTTGAGGGACGTAAAAAATTTCAGCCCCGAGCCGAGGCATGAAGGCAGATGATTTCAAACAAAATCGATCCGTAGCATAATGAACACACACGATAAAAATGAAGAGTAATGCCGGCTAAATAGGTCATACCATTTGTTTCATCAGGCGGAAGGCAGCGGACCTTCGATCAACCCCGGCGTAGCGGAGAGGAACTTCAGGAGTCGCCATGATTTTACAATCCAAAGACAATCGAATCCCCACTCTCTCCCTCCCTCCTTAAAATCTCTTTGCTGCAACAACTGAAGGATCGAGAGAGGGTGAGGGAAAGAGAGGGGGAAGTAATATCGGGAAGCAGAAGATTTAACTGGACCCTAGAAATTTGCCATTTTGATGGAGGAATTACACCTACGGTCACGATTTGGCTTTTTTCCAGTTATCAACGGCTGATAATGGacttatttttcttcaaaaacaaataataatggacttattcttttctttttgtttttttgaagagaaaaaaataatcttaaatctctttaattgaCATAAAATTTATCATTGCGGCAGTTAAGGTTTAGAATTAATATGTATTTGTGCACGAGATATACCAtgttatatatttgtataatagtttttgtaatttatttagtttatatttaaacgaggatcaaaatataattgtaAAAAAGATTAGAGACTACACTGtcattttaatatatgaattaaaaaataaatagaaaaaagacaTGAGTAGAAATTAAACCTCCAACTTGATGTTTATGGAATAAAGACTATATCCACTGAGCTAAAGTTAAtaagtgagtctcatgtgaaaccgtctcacgaatcttaatctgtgagacgggtcagacct
This window contains:
- the LOC140968551 gene encoding probable WRKY transcription factor 43 — protein: MEGENNSYFTPSLFPIQESMNINPPSILDQSMQNHPQFLSSQNHNIDNFGNIFMPEQNPVSSVSGVREGEVIARRNTGKCGRKRRYRNIPARVEFHTRSSEDILDDGYKWRKYGQKSVKNSIHPRSYYRCTHHTCNVKKQIQRLSKDTSIVVTTYEGIHNHPCEKLMETLTPILRQLQFLSKF